In a genomic window of Temperatibacter marinus:
- a CDS encoding chemotaxis protein CheW: MVETSSISSDFDPRKIGVIQDDNSSVDADGGDIVQFVSFKVGDSEYCVDIMAVREIKGWAEVTDLPNTPEFVRGVLNLRGIIVPIFDLRCRFGQGLTECTALHVMIILQVEDRIMGILVDAVSDIITVNTNEILPAPTLDKKSEQKFISGLMTVQERMVALLEIEKLFDLETIVEAAIEE, encoded by the coding sequence ATGGTAGAAACATCATCCATCTCTTCAGACTTTGATCCTAGAAAAATAGGGGTCATTCAAGACGATAATTCCTCCGTTGATGCAGATGGGGGAGATATTGTCCAGTTTGTATCATTCAAAGTCGGAGATTCTGAATACTGTGTAGATATTATGGCAGTCAGAGAAATCAAAGGGTGGGCAGAAGTAACAGATTTGCCTAATACGCCTGAATTTGTCAGGGGTGTCTTAAATCTTAGGGGTATCATTGTTCCTATCTTTGATCTTCGCTGTCGTTTTGGACAAGGCTTAACAGAATGTACTGCCTTGCATGTAATGATCATCTTACAAGTGGAAGATAGGATCATGGGCATCCTTGTTGATGCCGTCTCGGATATTATCACGGTCAACACAAATGAAATATTGCCCGCACCGACGCTTGATAAAAAGTCTGAACAGAAATTTATATCAGGACTAATGACGGTCCAAGAGCGAATGGTGGCGCTTTTGGAAATCGAAAAATTATTCGACCTTGAGACAATCGTCGAAGCAGCCATAGAAGAATAA